The Pogoniulus pusillus isolate bPogPus1 chromosome 6, bPogPus1.pri, whole genome shotgun sequence genomic interval TCACTCAAGGACTCTATTTACTTCATACTCATAAAATTGCCTCACTGGGAGAGGCTGCAACAGCAATGGAAATTTGTTCTAATATTCTCAATCAAATACTAAGAGAGTGGATTTAGTTTAATTTTACTAGCAAAAATGACATCACCTCATTAAAATCTCATTGAAAAGATTAGAGGAGTCACAGGGTTTGTCAAAGGCAGCCTATGGTAGAAAGGTTTTTTTGGACATAAGTTGGTCACTGAATCAGCAGGACCTCATGCAGTGACAGGTTCTCAAGTTACCCAAACCAGTAAGCCAGCCTGTTGCAATGGCAAAATGCACAACAGTGTAGTTTTATCAGTAGATACCTGAGGGAACTGATAATGATGTGTTCAGAAAGACATCAGTGAACTTCACTGCAGTCCTTTGCTCCAGTCACTTTTAATCTCTTCTTCACATCCACAAGTGAAAATACTGAGCAGGTTTTTACATCCCAGTGGGCAATTAGATTTAAATGCCAAAAGGGAAGAACTTGTTTACTCAATAGCATTACCGAACTCCAGCTATCAGCCTGTTTAGCAAAGATACCTACTTGGATTTCCACATCTGATTTCACAAACTAAGTCAGCTTGGACTCAAACAGCAGTAGCATGAAGTCAGTAGAACCACACCTTTGCCAAACCAGTTGAAAGAGATGTGCCATGAGACAAATGATCCTTTTAAGAGCTGCCATTAAATGATTAGACCTCCTCACTGTTACTCTATCAAGTGTTCCACAACTCAAGAAGGATTTTGTTCTCTGCTCTTTGTGGATAAAGTGCAAAACTGAGGCCCTAAATAAAATGGAAAATTCCTTAAGGTTAAAGGGTGTTCTCCACACTGCTTTAAGGCAAATTGATCCTGGATAATTACAGCCAGCCTACCTAGCTGGCTCTTCAAGATTTGGACGGATGCTGCAGCTTGCTCACCACCTCCAGCACTCCACCACGCACGTAAGGAAGGTTGGCAATAGTAAGAGCTGCAGTGTTTCACCTGTGGTGCCGCAACAGCAGGTAGAACAGGTCCTGTGTTACTTATATGCCTGCTAAGTGTTTGGTGAGGCAAGACAGTGTACAGCACACAGGAAACTATCTACCAGACTGCTCCTCAAATCACTGTGCACACTCTGTTGGACTTCTCCAACATAGTCATATAGAGATATAGGACAACAGAATGAACTAGAGGAGGTCAATACTGGCAGAGAAACTGGAATTGCATCTCATCTTACCTCGACAGTGAAGAGCTCAGATGTCACGAATGTGCGTTCTTGTTTGATATCCAAAACTCTAGATCAAACAAGGGATAAATTAGAGATGACAAACATTGTTTGTTGTCATGAAATAGTTTCTGTAAGTGTCTGGACAGCAGCCATTTTTGCTGCTTTCTATATTAGACAATCATTCTGTTGTGCAAAGGTATTTTCAATCTGGGGAAAAACATGAAGGAAATAAAAGTTTTTCTGAAACCTAAAAATCAAAATTGCTTTGATTAGCGACTTACAGACTCATATGTCCAAATCTTAAACAATCTTtgtgccattctgtgattgtatttcCCCACTGATAGTCTGATGTACCTTGTTTCTTCCCGAGCCAAAATCTCCAGTAGCTTTGAAATGTCTCCTGGGCAGTCAGGAAGCACGAGGGAAAATCTGCACACTCTGTTATCAAGGGTCAGGGCACGAGCTATGCACTGTCGCAGCAAATGCAGCTCCAGGTTTCCACTGCATATAACAATTGCCActctgaaagcagagagaaaagcaggatTTTTGATTGTACACTTGTCTGTACAAAGGAACCATCACTCACAGACATGTATTCAAGATCAGCTTAAAAGCTGTTGGGACTGCCCTTCAATAAATATATAGTACTTGTCAGAGAAGCTCCTGGCTCTACTATCAACTGTGGAGGCACTGAGAGCCTAGAAGCTGGATGCATTACTTGGTCTAAAGTGTTGCTTTCATTTTGTATTTCCTGGAGATTTTAGGTTTGTTGAAGATACTCTGGTTCCATTTTCAGTTTCTAAAACGTGACATCATTTTTCCCCTGGAAGCCCTGGGTCTTAGCCTCTTAACGAGCAGTTAACATGGGTGTTCAAAACTCTCTCTAACCATTCATTAAATCCATCTCAGCCCTGCAAAGGGAGTGCAGAAATGTTTGAAAAGCAAGTGAAGAACCACATTTTCAGGCTGTGGTAATCTCAGGAGCCAAACCTGATCTTTTTAAACCCAAACACTTACATTTTCCCATTTCTTTCAGCTGTAGCAAattgaaatgctgctctgcGTGTACTCTGTCAGCCTCCTCAGAAGAATTCAGCAGTATTTTAGCACGCAATGCTGTACAGTGGATGTTTAATTTTGTCTTGAGTGTATATATGTTTAAGTACATTCTGGGCTATGTCCTAAGACGAGGCTCAATCCACTTAAGTACTGAGTACTCTGGTACTTGCCCAGAGGAATGAAGGCACTTAGCCATGTTAAACGCTAAGGACAAGGGTAATCCCATTTGCTCTCTGGGCAGTTCTTGGGGCTGGGAGGCAGATGTCACTAAGTGACTGCAGAAGACAGTGTAGGTCCTGTCCCACCACAACTGGAATGAGAGAAGGCAACAGGCTGACAGGAGCAGGATGCTCTCCTGACAGATGTGCCCATGTCTTAGGGAGCTGCATGTTACTGCCTTTCCCCTAACCATTTTCTAATATAAGAAAATGACAAGATTTTTCTGGTCTCCTGGCTGACATTTGTCACGTTCAAGGTGTTTTTCTGTCCTGCGAGTGGTCTCTTTAGCCTGAATTAAATGCCACAGGAACTGCCTTGTCACTCACACAGCAAGCAATTTCTCTCAGCTTGCTGGGACCAAGGCACCCAACCCCATGCTTTTGCTGCAGTTCCCTGTTTGTAATAGTTGCCATACCTTTTACCCTTCAACTCGGGCAGCTTTCCTGCAACCACCGCTGCAAGCCCAATGGCCCCTTCTGCATCAACTGTGGCTCGCTCATACTCCAGCAGTCTCAGTATTGAGACCAGGATGTCCTCCTCCCTGAAGGCAAGAGAGTTGTGTCAGTACAAAGTGAAAGAGCTACCAAAAGCAGAAGACAGTAGAAAGGGATTCCTTCTATCCTCCTGGgtacacaacaaccccaaggcaGTGTtacagcaagctgtgctggtgggggtGAATTGTCATCTTAGTCTTGTTAGTAACTGAAAGACAGGATGAACCATTCTGCTGGCTAAATCCTAGTGGAAAGTATATTCTGCATATCTGGGCTTTCAGTGAAAGCTCAGAAGAGTTGATCCAAAAGCTGCCTTCATGTGTTGTAGACCGCAACAAGGAGAAGTTTTACGCCCAGAGGATCAGTAGGTACTAGCAGTAGACAAAGTTTTGGCCAGAGGAGTGAGATATGTGGGATTGGGTTGAAGACCCTCAGTGCCCCTCTTTGAAGGAAAGCCACCATGGGCTcatagtgtgtgtgtgattgccAACCTGCTCTCCACCATGCATGAGGGAGGAATCACCATAAACTAATGGCACAGCATctttttcacatacaacagtgTTCTCCCAGTATTACTCATATcactcctttttctctcttacCTCACAGCAACAACTTTATCCACAAGTTTCCCAGTCAGCTGTAAAGAGTTACTGCCAAAGCAAAGCCCACTCACATCTGCAGATTTCAAAAGACAAAATATGAAGCTGGCTGCTCCAGGGAATTCAACAGTTTTTACAGCCCTGACTGTTTAGTGCCCTTGAATACAGCACACATGCCATTATGTGATCTTAAGTTCCTTGATTTTTTCATACAGCAAAAAAGTGTTTAGTAATGAAAGACCAAATCTCCCAGGAAGATTCTGCAATTCAGAAAATTGTGATTCTTCATTGGCCCAGTCATGCCACAAGAGTGACCTTGCAGCCAGGCACTTTCCACTGTGCAGTGGggcctgaagaaaagaagaaccCAACTCGGCACTGggcttgcttagctgcagcaaGACAGTTAACAAATGAGTACAGAGGCAGGCAAAGCTTACAGGGAGAGTTAAGAAGCTGCTTGTTTATGAAATTCCCATTTAACACAAAGCTTCCAGAGATCTGAACTGCAGATAAGTAGAATATTCTTGAACTGCTCATCAGCTGAGGCTTTGTGAGCAAATGATATGTAAACAACTGTGCTGTTTACAAGCAGCATTGTTCTGTGAGCAGTTTCATGAGCACTACATTTGCCTGTCTTCTACATGGGAGTTTTCCCATTGACCACACTGGTTATGAGTGCAATAGTCACTTAAATAGTCTTGTATTGCTGAGCAGCCACTTGAACTTTTCACATGcaccccaggctgcacatctaGGGGGGAAGGTCTCAGACGTTGATAGTGCAGGATCATTTCAGTTCTGactctggggttgtttagtctagagaagaggaggctcaggggtgacctcattgctgtctacaactacctgaagggaggttgtagccaggtgggggttggtctcttctaccaggtgaccatcaatagaacaaggggacacagtctcaagttgtgccaggggaagtctaggctcgatgttaggaggaagttgttggcagagagagtgattggcattggaatgggctgcccagggaggtggtggagtcagcgtccctggatgtgtcaagcaaagcctggatgaggcacttagtgccatggtctggttgactggctagggctgggtgctaggttggactggatgatcttggaggtctcttccaacctgattgattctatgattctatgaactgaatGAGAATATGGTTGGAGATATCAATGAAAACTTTTGATTTCCTTCCAAAAGAACAATCAATTTTCTTACCTCCATAAAAATGGTGATTGCTGCAAGCCTGATCTTCGATGGGGTGGCCAGCCTTTAAGGACTGCTGTAATACAGGGAAACTTTCTGATTCAACTCCCTGCAGAAGACAAGTGTACAAGTGTTGTCACTTTGGTATCAATACAGATGTAACAGAAGTCACTGCCAAACTGGATACCAAACAAGGCACACAAACATTTCTTCTTAGGATTGACAGTTAAACTCAAATTGCGAGGTAACTGTGCTACCACTAAATTAATCCTGTGGCTTACTTAGAGGCAGACTTTACATAAGAAATTATTTCAAAGCATAGAGATGGTTTTCATAGACTTTGGAAAAGCCTTCCCACATTTTTTCTTGAACCCAGCCAAGCAGCCAAGGGACAGGAGGCTTCTCAGGTTTTAGATGTCTTTTCTCCCCACCAGGGGACAGATGGTACTAGTCCCTAGCATATGCAGTCTCTGCCAGCGTATCACTGGATAACACCTGTGGTGAAAGCTGTCAAAACACAACACCTTACAGGTGAAAGGAAACTTACAATTACAGAAATATGTGGACTGAGATGTTTGAGTGCAGCAGCCGACCCTGCCAGCAAGCCACAGTGGCCTCCTGCAGGGAAAATcactgcatccagctttggCACCTGTTCGTACACCTCCAGCCCCACGGTCCCCAGGCCTGACAGGTAGACAGCACTGTCCTCCCTGAAGGGAAGAAAGGCACAATGCAGCAGGGTTCACAGTTGGCAATGCAGTAATAGTTCAATCTACTACTTTAAAGAGATTGTTCAGCAGAGAAAGATACACATGAGAGTAAATCATCAGCACAAGGGTAGGAGGTGATACAACAGGACACTGATGATGGCATGCTGAATGAAGTGCGATGTTACCTATTAGTAGAAAACTTGTGCCACTGACAAACCCTCCAGGTAGactccagggcagagcacatATACATGCATCTGTTGTTAGCAGTATCAGGTGTTTACAGAGCTGGCAAGACAGAATTTATTCTCCCACTACCTCATGCTTTATAAAACTTGACATGTGGTAGcccaaaccaaaagcaaagtATCAGAAGGAGATCTCTGAATTTGTAAGTGGAGTTCAGTATTTGTGAGAAATGTGGATTATCATGAAATTTAAGCACTGCATTCAACTTCACAAACACCAGATTTCTATGGATTTAAGTCTTTTCACAATCCAGGGCCAATATCTGTTATTTCCCCATCACACTGGAAGGGTAAGAACAAAATTCAGTCATGTTAGAATGCTCACCAGTAAAACACTTTCAGGCAAAGGAAATTTACCAAGCAGAATAGGGACAAACATTCAAAAGACTGAAGAAAAGTCTGCtgtacagtcatagaatcatagaatcaagcaggttggaagagacctccaagctcagccagtccaacctagcacccagccctagccagtcaactagaccatggcaccaagtgcctcatccagtcacacAATTGACTTGGATTTATCTGTAAAAGCTCCTTtgcattttaatttaaaagctCACAGTAATGTGAAATGATACATGGGTGGAGAACATGAGGCCTCTGTATGCTCCACCTTTTCTGGCAAACAGATAAGAAAAGAGAATGATCAACCCAATTATTTCACTTGATTCACCTGGCCCAGGAAGTTCAGGTCTTTGGAAGCTATGCTTTTATTACCCTTAGAAATGCATAGAGAGACTcagcatagaagcacagaacaccTGCAAGGTGAAGACCAAGGTCCTCTTGAGAAGTTATCTCACATGCCACTCAGAGGGAGGTCTACCTCAGAGAGATCCTCAGAGTGAGACTCCATGTAACTACACAAGAAAGGGTGAGAAACTTTCTCTCCTGTAGCACAGCTGAAGATGAAAGCAGGAAAACATGATGGGATGGGGAACTGAGCCCttacatttgttttctttctcaataTACTGAAGgagttttctcttccttcttatATCACTGCTTTCCAGGGGAACTCTTCTGGAGCCTTATTTGCAAATAAGGTTCTGAACTGAGTTCACAGCTGCATCTGCCCTGGTTATGTGGGAAaacacagggatctgctgaagtgAATGAGGACTTGAGGTATTAAATTCACAAGTGAAACTTCCCTAATGACTGAACATTCTGTCTGAAGAAGCCTGTTCTAGGAATGGGGATTTATTAAGAGTTTGGATGAATGTTTCAGATAATCATGTTTTCCTTGCTAATGTTTCATCAGAGGACTAGTtcactggccagcttccagctCTTTAcagccacagaagcacagaatgtcaggtgctggaagggacctctagagatcatctagtttaacctccttgccaaagcaggatcacctaggacaaactacacatccaggtgggttttgaaagtctccagagaagaagattccacaacttctccctgcagcccattcccgtgctccatcaccctcacaaaatttctcctcatgttgaggatAATAAAATAGATGAATTACTTGCACTGTGACTGATTATTTTTGCTTTGTGAAAGCAAAACTATCTGTTTCAGTATCATATGCCATTGAAGGAAAATCAGGTAAAAGGGCAAGTAACTGAAACACATAATCAGAGCTAGAAATTTGGACGTTTGTCTTCTGAAATGGGCAGTTTATCAGCAAAGGCAGGCTTCAGGTTTTGGTTTCCCAATGAAGTTTTCATGTGGCAAGTAGCAGgctctctttctctgctgtcCAAGTAAAGGACTCAAAAGCTGTCAGCTGCCCTTCCTGGAGTAACAGACTAACCAGATCACACATGAATGAGGATCAGGTCTGATAAGTACTTGGGTATGGAGTTACACAAGACAAAACTAGAGTCTCAAGGAAGTAAGGATGTGTAATTCATTCTGCAGCCCTCCTACCTCCCTGATTCACAAATCAACCTTTCTCATATCATCTCAGAGGCACTGTGTAACTTATTAGCAACATTCACATTGCATTTGTAACGAGGCCCCAAATACCTAGAGGTACTAAAACTCCCATTTTACCTAAGCAGTAATTATGTAGATTTAATGACTGAATTCCAACTTGAAAAATTACATTTCCTTCCTGGAATTTCACAGGAAGTTGCAGCTGGATAAAAAAATTTTCCTTCCTCTAATTGAACTCTTGCCTAACCATTTTCATAACACAGTATTTTAATTGCACTCAAGAAATGGGAAGAACTGACACTGACACACCTAACTACAGGACCGTTCAGGTGAAACCAAAGACAGTCACACAATGTCTACTTCAGGTAAGAGAGAACAAATTGCCAGCTAAGTGGATCCAGAGACCAAATTGCCAGGGATTTTATGCAAAGTAGAattaaacagaaataaaatgacATTTCAGAAGTTCCATTCTAAAGCACAGGAGATGAGCTGATGTTTTACACACGTCTTTGGCAAGTGACAATGCATGTGTGGCAGACACATGTTGAGGAAGACTGGCTATCCATGTATGCATGCACACATTAGGAAAGCTCTGCCAGTCTACACTTAAAAATGTATGTTTCAGTCATCCCATTATGGAAAGGTTCACAATAGTAgtgggtgggtttgtttttttttttcattctttgttTCTCCAGAGTCTGAAAATTTGCATCTGTGAAGTTTTACTTAATCTCAGTAACAGACTGAATGGCTCAGTTTCTTGAAGcctgaaaacagaaacaaaccagACTGGATTGCTATTAGTAGTGGTAACATGCACATTTAAAGTTCCTCAGTGTTGGATGCTGAAGTCCTTCACGtgcatcgtccctggagcttCATGACCTTGGGGAACATTCACCCCATGTAATGTAAATAATTACTGTGTAATGAGACACTTGGAGCCCAATCTGCTCCATGTATAGCAACCAGTGAAACTAAGAAAGAGCAGTGGGTGATAGTAGTAGGTGACTTCCTTTTGAGAGGCCTCTGTGCCTGAACAGATCATGGAGCAGACCCTCCTGGAAACTATGTTAAGGCACATGAAAAATGGGAGGTGATTGGTGGCAGCCAACACAGCTTCACCAAGGCCAAATCTTGCCTGATAATCATGGTGGCCTGCTATGCTAGGTAACAGCATTGATGGACAAGGGAAGAACAAttgatgtcatctacctggacatGCGTAAAGTTTTTGACTCGCTGTCAACAGAGCAAATGGTGCAGTTGAAGAGT includes:
- the LOC135176365 gene encoding L-threonine ammonia-lyase-like isoform X3, with protein sequence MVLCSCWKSLATRNPSWRRWTISVLYSRLSKQYGMDIYLKKEFLQYTGSVKERGVLYLLTSLPQDQQRKGVIVASDSNFSMAVAYHASELRIPVFVIVSTSTPPARVKMCREYGAMVISYGTTAKDSQTHARRLAQENGYLYLEEEDSAVYLSGLGTVGLEVYEQVPKLDAVIFPAGGHCGLLAGSAAALKHLSPHISVIGVESESFPVLQQSLKAGHPIEDQACSNHHFYGDVSGLCFGSNSLQLTGKLVDKVVAVREEDILVSILRLLEYERATVDAEGAIGLAAVVAGKLPELKGKRVAIVICSGNLELHLLRQCIARALTLDNRVCRFSLVLPDCPGDISKLLEILAREETRVLDIKQERTFVTSELFTVEVTCTVETRDKIHTAQLRNALLERYPTAAWMER